Proteins from a single region of Hermetia illucens chromosome 3, iHerIll2.2.curated.20191125, whole genome shotgun sequence:
- the LOC119651628 gene encoding leucine-rich repeat protein soc-2 homolog, with protein sequence MNLCSAIGAGQGSSSSNSDNMPPETVARPKVVTVKHPESNKPKPTVKKSKPIQADQDVLKALQRCRDEGIKRLDLSKSSITVIPPSVKDCVHLTEFYLYSNKIASLPPEIGCLTNLKTLALNENSLTSLPDTLANLKQLKVLDLRHNKLAEIPDVIYKLKSLTTLYLRFNRIPSVADDIRNLTNLTMLSLRENKIRELGPAIGALINLTTLDVSHNHLEHLPEEIGCCANLSALDLQHNELLDIPESIGNLKNLTRLGLRYNRLTSIPTSLKNCKYMDEFNVEGNQISQLPDGLLASLNSLTTITLSRNAFHSYPSGGPAQFTNVTSINLEHNQIDKIPYGIFSRAKGLTKLNMKENALTSLPLDVGAWVNMVELNLATNSLTKLPDDILALQNLEILILSNNLLKKIPNTIGNLRKLRILDLEENRIENLPNEIGLLHELQKLILQTNQITILPRTIGHLTNLTHLSVSENNLQYLPEEIGSLENLENLYINQNPCLEKLPYELALCQNLKYLNIDKCPLSSIPQEIQAGGPSLVLQWLKMHSPYRQM encoded by the exons ATGAACCTGTGCTCTGCAATTGGTGCAGGTCAAGGCAGCAGTAGTAGTAACAGTGATAATATGCCCCCCGAGACAGTAGCCAGACCGAAAGTGGTCACGGTGAAACATCCAGAATCGAATAAACCCAAACCCACAGTTAAGAAATCGAAACCGATCCAAGCggatcaagatgttttgaaagCACTGCAAAGATGTCGCGATGAAGGCATAAAAAGACTTGATCTCAGTAAATCATCGATAACTGTTATTCCGCCATCCGTGAAGGATTGTGTTCATTTGACTGAATTTTATTTATACAGTAATAAGATTGCTTCACTACCACCAGAAATTGGTTGTTTGACAAACTTAAAAACGCTCGCACTCAATGAAAACTCACTAACATCGCTGCCTGACACGCTGGCTAACCTGAAGCAACTGAAAGTGCTTGATCTTCGGCATAATAAACTTGCCGAAATCCCAGATGTCATTTATAAATTGAAATCGCTAACAACGCTCTATTTACGATTCAATCGAATACCGAGTGTTGCAGATGATATACGAAATCTTACGAATTTAACTATGCTCAGTTTACGTGAAAATAAGATACGAGAACTTGGTCCAGCCATTGGAGCATTGATCAATTTAACGACACTAGATGTGTCCCATAACCACTTGGAGCATTTACCAGAGGAGATAGGATGTTGTGCTAATCTAAGCGCATTAGATTTGCAACATAATGAGCTTCTCGACATTCCAGAAAGTATTGGCAACCTGAAAAATTTGACGCGGCTAGGTTTAAG ATACAATCGGCTCACATCTATACCAACATCTTTGAAAAACTGTAAATACATGGACGAGTTCAACGTGgaaggaaatcagatttctcagtTGCCGGATGGTCTCCTCGCTAGTCTAAATTCGCTAACAACTATTACTCTCTCACGAAATGCTTTTCATAGCTACCCATCAGGTGGTCCAGCTCAATTTACAAATGTAACGAGCATCAATCTTGAACATAATCAAATAGACAAGATTCCATATGGTATATTCTCGCGTGCCAAAGGTTTAACTAAATTGAATATGAAAGAAAATGCTCTAACGTCTTTGCCACTTGATGTGGGCGCTTGGGTAAATATGGTTGAACTAAACTTAGCTACTAATTCACTGACAAAGTTGCCCGATGACATATTAGCTctgcaaaatttggaaatactgATCTTGTCTAataatttgctcaaaaaaattccaaacacAATTGGGAATTTGCGAAAGTTGCGTATTTTGGACTTGGAAGAAAATCGTATTGAAAATCTACCAAACGAAATAGGACTTTTACACGAACTCCAAAAGCTCATATTACAAACCAATCAGATAACAATTTTGCCTCGAACTATTGGTCATTTAACGAATTTAACGCATTTATCGGTGAGCGAAAATAATCTGCAGTATTTGCCAGAAGAGATTGGATCCCTTGAAAATCTGGAGAATCTTTACATAAATCAAAATCCATGCCTTGAAAAATTGCCGTATGAACTAGCTCTTtgccaaaatttaaaatatttaaacatCGACAAATGCCCATTGAGTTCAATACCGCAAGAGATACAGGCGGGAGGTCCCTCGTTAGTTCTGCAGTGGCTAAAAATGCATTCTCCATATCGACAAATGTGA